One Vicinamibacterales bacterium genomic window carries:
- a CDS encoding dienelactone hydrolase family protein: protein MATTTVEFPSNGHSASGYLATPASGTGPGVLVIQEWWGLDWGIKAMADALAESGFVALAPDLYHGELAGHDEMDKAGHLMQSLPAERAAKDMSGAVDYLAGHASVTGDGIGVVGFCMGGMLSFIIAANRPDKVKALVPFYGFPQGGAQPDYSTITAAISGHMAEKDSFFGPEAARALEARLRELGKTATLTVHPGTGHAFMAPHNALGTYDPDLAARIWPEVVAFLKSTLA, encoded by the coding sequence ATGGCAACCACCACCGTCGAGTTTCCGAGCAACGGCCACTCGGCCTCCGGCTACCTGGCGACGCCCGCCTCCGGCACCGGCCCCGGCGTCCTCGTCATCCAGGAGTGGTGGGGCCTCGACTGGGGCATCAAGGCGATGGCCGACGCGCTCGCCGAGTCCGGCTTCGTGGCGCTGGCGCCCGACCTCTATCACGGCGAGCTGGCCGGACACGACGAGATGGACAAGGCCGGTCACCTGATGCAGAGCCTGCCCGCCGAACGGGCGGCGAAGGACATGAGCGGAGCGGTGGACTACCTCGCCGGCCACGCGTCGGTCACGGGCGACGGCATCGGCGTGGTCGGCTTCTGCATGGGCGGCATGCTCTCCTTCATCATCGCGGCGAACCGTCCGGACAAGGTGAAGGCGCTGGTCCCGTTCTACGGCTTCCCGCAGGGCGGCGCGCAGCCGGACTACTCGACGATCACGGCCGCCATCAGCGGCCACATGGCGGAGAAGGACTCGTTCTTCGGCCCGGAGGCGGCACGGGCGCTCGAAGCGCGGCTGCGTGAGCTGGGCAAGACGGCGACGCTCACGGTGCACCCGGGCACCGGGCATGCGTTCATGGCGCCGCACAACGCGCTCGGCACCTACGACCCGGACCTGGCGGCCCGGATCTGGCCCGAGGTGGTCGCCTTCCTGAAGTCCACGCTGGCCTGA
- a CDS encoding O-acetyl-ADP-ribose deacetylase, producing the protein MTADALRLSVVRGDITRLDVDAVVNAANETLLGGGGVDGAIHRAAGPRLLEACRRLPELRPGVRCPTGEARITPGFDLAARFVIHTVGPIWRGGEAGEDEALLGCYRGAMAVAGAHGLTSVAFPAVSCGVYGFPAPRATTLAVRAIRQAPPSSVASVVLVGFDEAMAERWREALAQDPANGWDAASAAMLAHRDRSTIGVEVLREWASGLPPGAAVLDLGCGGGLPVSRTLVEAGAVVSGVDASPRMVAAYRKRFPGAWTACESAEHGTFAGRRFDAVVAVGLMFVLDEDAQRRAIARVATALPPGGRFLFTAPRQTATWTDPTTGQAMWSLGADGYADALSAEGFRLTGTFVDDGGNHYYAAEKV; encoded by the coding sequence GTGACCGCGGACGCGCTCCGGCTGTCCGTCGTGCGCGGCGACATCACGAGGCTGGACGTCGATGCGGTGGTGAACGCGGCGAACGAGACGCTGCTCGGCGGCGGCGGCGTGGACGGCGCCATCCATCGCGCGGCCGGGCCGCGACTGCTCGAGGCCTGCCGGCGGCTGCCCGAACTGCGCCCTGGCGTGCGCTGTCCCACGGGCGAGGCCAGAATCACGCCCGGGTTCGATCTGGCCGCCCGCTTCGTGATCCACACCGTCGGCCCGATCTGGCGAGGCGGGGAGGCGGGTGAGGACGAGGCACTCCTCGGGTGTTACCGCGGGGCGATGGCCGTGGCGGGTGCTCACGGCCTCACGTCGGTGGCCTTTCCGGCCGTCAGTTGCGGCGTGTACGGCTTTCCGGCGCCGCGTGCCACGACACTCGCGGTCCGTGCCATCCGGCAGGCGCCGCCGTCGTCGGTCGCGTCGGTCGTCCTCGTCGGATTCGACGAGGCCATGGCCGAGCGGTGGCGCGAGGCGTTGGCCCAGGATCCGGCCAACGGCTGGGACGCGGCTTCCGCCGCGATGCTCGCCCACCGCGATCGCTCGACGATCGGCGTGGAGGTCCTCCGCGAGTGGGCCTCCGGCCTGCCGCCCGGGGCCGCCGTGCTCGACCTGGGCTGCGGCGGCGGGCTGCCCGTGTCGCGAACGCTGGTGGAGGCTGGAGCCGTCGTGTCGGGCGTGGACGCGTCGCCGCGGATGGTCGCCGCGTATCGCAAGCGCTTCCCCGGCGCCTGGACGGCCTGCGAATCAGCGGAGCACGGCACGTTCGCCGGCCGGCGCTTCGACGCCGTCGTCGCGGTGGGCCTCATGTTCGTGCTCGACGAGGACGCGCAGCGACGCGCGATCGCGCGCGTGGCGACGGCGCTGCCGCCCGGCGGCCGCTTCCTGTTCACGGCGCCCCGCCAGACGGCGACCTGGACCGATCCCACGACGGGTCAGGCCATGTGGTCCCTCGGCGCCGACGGCTACGCCGACGCCCTGTCGGCGGAAGGCTTCCGGCTGACCGGCACGTTCGTGGACGACGGCGGGAACCACTACTACGCCGCCGAGAAGGTCTGA